Proteins found in one Lutimonas zeaxanthinifaciens genomic segment:
- a CDS encoding CPBP family intramembrane glutamic endopeptidase: MNFIEQAYTGKNDWWRYILTIIIVFLGWQLIGVVPLFVVALNKAEGIDDLVVSSQNAFADLGIDSNLYLFVVLLTFVFGLLGLLFSVKKVHMRSIRSLITSRSSVDWSRVIYGFVFWFLISVLFIAIDYVMHPEHFVLNFKPIPFLVLLAVAFLFIPLQTSFEELLFRGYLMQGLGIGFKSAAVPFLITSIGFGLMHAFNPEIEKLGSLILLYYIGTGFLFGIITLMDEGTELALGMHAANNIVAAVIVTVNWAAFQTEALFKDISEPSLDMYMFLPVFVIYPLVVYFLAKKYSWSDWKNKLLGPVGEAPLNDED, translated from the coding sequence ATGAATTTTATTGAACAGGCTTACACGGGAAAGAATGACTGGTGGCGTTATATACTCACAATTATTATTGTCTTTTTAGGCTGGCAATTGATAGGGGTGGTACCTCTCTTTGTCGTTGCTTTGAATAAAGCCGAAGGAATAGATGATTTGGTTGTCAGCTCTCAGAATGCGTTTGCCGATCTGGGTATAGATTCTAATCTCTACTTGTTCGTTGTTTTACTCACGTTTGTATTTGGATTGCTGGGCTTATTATTTTCTGTTAAAAAAGTTCATATGCGAAGTATACGCAGTTTAATAACTTCGCGCTCCTCAGTAGATTGGAGCAGAGTCATCTATGGGTTTGTGTTTTGGTTCCTGATTTCCGTTTTGTTTATCGCCATTGATTATGTCATGCATCCGGAGCATTTTGTGTTGAATTTCAAACCTATACCATTTTTAGTTCTTTTGGCAGTGGCATTTTTATTCATTCCATTGCAGACTAGTTTTGAAGAATTGTTGTTCAGAGGTTACCTAATGCAAGGGCTTGGGATTGGATTTAAAAGTGCAGCCGTTCCCTTTTTGATTACTTCAATTGGATTTGGACTCATGCATGCGTTTAATCCGGAAATAGAGAAATTAGGGTCTTTGATTCTTCTCTATTACATTGGAACTGGATTTTTGTTTGGGATCATAACCTTAATGGATGAAGGGACCGAACTGGCTTTGGGTATGCATGCGGCGAATAATATTGTAGCCGCGGTAATTGTAACGGTAAATTGGGCAGCATTTCAAACCGAGGCACTCTTTAAGGATATTTCGGAGCCTTCTTTAGATATGTATATGTTTTTACCCGTATTTGTGATCTATCCGTTGGTGGTTTATTTCTTAGCGAAAAAATATAGCTGGTCCGACTGGAAAAATAAACTCCTTGGCCCTGTTGGTGAGGCTCCATTGAATGATGAAGACTAG
- a CDS encoding O-methyltransferase: MTKGLASKSTLDFKKADRFRKELIQSKESIVVKDFGAGSKIFKGNQRSFSKIAKNAGISKRRGKLLAKTLHYFKPENVLELGTSLGIATAYMSIGAPNAHITTLEGCATTAGIAKKQFEKFNLKNIDIIEGKFEETLENVLKDQKYDLIFFDGNHQKVPTIDYFEKCLKAAHEDSIFIFDDIHWSPEMEEAWDYIQNREAVKLSVDTFKWGLAFFHKGREKQHFMLRL, translated from the coding sequence ATGACTAAAGGACTCGCCTCGAAATCAACTCTAGATTTCAAAAAAGCCGACAGATTTCGAAAGGAACTTATTCAGTCAAAAGAATCAATTGTCGTTAAAGATTTTGGTGCAGGATCAAAGATTTTTAAAGGAAATCAAAGATCTTTTTCTAAAATTGCTAAAAATGCCGGAATTTCAAAAAGGAGAGGGAAACTTCTGGCCAAAACCCTTCATTATTTTAAACCTGAAAATGTTTTGGAACTTGGGACCTCTTTAGGTATTGCCACTGCCTACATGAGTATTGGGGCTCCAAATGCTCATATCACAACACTTGAAGGATGCGCCACAACAGCCGGTATTGCGAAAAAACAATTCGAGAAATTTAATTTAAAAAACATCGATATCATTGAAGGTAAATTTGAAGAAACCCTGGAAAATGTGCTCAAAGACCAGAAATATGATCTGATTTTTTTTGATGGCAACCATCAAAAAGTCCCGACCATTGACTATTTTGAAAAATGCCTGAAAGCTGCACATGAGGATAGCATCTTTATTTTTGATGACATTCACTGGTCTCCTGAAATGGAAGAGGCCTGGGATTACATTCAAAATCGCGAAGCTGTAAAACTGAGTGTTGACACCTTTAAATGGGGGCTTGCATTCTTTCACAAAGGAAGAGAAAAACAGCATTTCATGCTCCGCCTTTAG
- a CDS encoding glycoside hydrolase family 97 protein, which yields MLFNFNIRFYLCFLFLVFVTPWIFGQIESISSPNGKLVLTVETEGELHWNVSLNGKPVIEDVAIAMLMGNDRVLGQNARLKNTDLDQKSESIRPVIPLKDAKIQSVYKELKLNYKDGYKILFRLFNDGLAYKFIDLKSNSEIVENEILQLRFPDGARSYFPEEESMYSHNERLYLYKEISEINNGEFCSLPVMFENLETKVLITEAALHNYPGMFLKKEGTGLQSSFPKFVLKASANELNSPDRNQIIENEADYIAEVDGARQYPWRVFIIGDEDRVFLESNLVTQLSNSSKIEDASWIKPGKVAWDWYNANNIYGVDFEAGINDQTYKYYIDFASENHIEYVILDEGWTKSTTEIKEANPEIDIEELIQYAKDKNVGIILWVLWKPLDEETEEILALYASWGAKGVKVDFMQRSDQYMVNSYERIAEIAAKYKLLVDYHGAFKPAGIEKVWPNLINYEGVKGNENNKWSHDITPEHNVTIPFIRMAAGPMDFTPGAMANAHERNYAVSFTRPMAMGTRCHQLAMYVIYEAPLQMLCETPSRYREEQESVDLISQIPTTWDETLVFDAEVADYILIGRRKGEDWYLAGMTDSTARSFELSLDFLPVDKNFKMEIFKDGVNASRHAEDYKREILDVDRNSVMPVNMVSGGGWIARIF from the coding sequence ATGCTATTCAATTTTAATATCAGGTTTTACCTTTGTTTTCTGTTCTTAGTTTTTGTTACACCCTGGATTTTTGGACAGATCGAGTCGATTTCTTCGCCTAATGGCAAACTGGTCTTAACGGTTGAAACTGAGGGCGAATTACACTGGAATGTTAGTTTAAATGGAAAGCCTGTTATCGAAGACGTAGCAATTGCTATGCTCATGGGCAATGATAGGGTTCTGGGGCAAAATGCTAGATTGAAAAATACTGATTTGGATCAGAAAAGTGAATCAATCAGACCCGTCATTCCCCTTAAAGACGCCAAGATTCAGAGTGTTTACAAGGAACTTAAACTGAATTATAAAGATGGCTACAAGATTTTGTTTCGGTTATTTAATGATGGTTTAGCCTATAAATTCATTGATTTAAAATCTAATTCCGAAATCGTTGAAAATGAAATTTTGCAACTTAGGTTTCCCGATGGAGCCCGATCTTACTTCCCTGAGGAAGAATCTATGTACTCTCACAATGAGAGGTTGTATTTGTACAAGGAAATTTCTGAAATTAATAACGGTGAGTTCTGCAGTTTACCTGTCATGTTTGAGAATCTGGAAACAAAGGTATTGATTACAGAAGCTGCTTTGCATAATTACCCTGGGATGTTCCTTAAAAAGGAAGGAACGGGATTGCAGTCCTCGTTTCCAAAATTTGTTTTGAAAGCCTCAGCCAATGAATTGAATTCACCAGATCGAAACCAAATCATTGAAAATGAAGCGGATTATATTGCTGAAGTGGACGGCGCACGTCAATACCCTTGGCGGGTTTTTATTATAGGTGATGAAGACCGGGTATTTCTTGAATCCAATTTGGTTACTCAGCTTTCCAATTCCTCTAAGATTGAAGATGCATCCTGGATCAAGCCTGGAAAAGTGGCCTGGGATTGGTATAATGCAAACAACATTTATGGGGTTGATTTTGAGGCCGGAATAAATGATCAGACCTATAAATATTATATTGATTTTGCATCGGAAAACCATATTGAATATGTGATACTGGATGAAGGTTGGACCAAGTCAACCACGGAGATCAAAGAGGCTAATCCTGAAATCGATATCGAGGAACTGATTCAATATGCAAAAGATAAAAATGTCGGGATCATTCTATGGGTTTTGTGGAAACCGCTTGATGAGGAAACAGAGGAGATATTAGCCTTGTATGCCTCCTGGGGAGCTAAGGGTGTAAAAGTGGATTTTATGCAAAGAAGTGATCAGTATATGGTGAATTCTTACGAACGGATCGCTGAAATTGCAGCCAAATACAAACTCCTTGTAGATTATCATGGAGCGTTTAAGCCTGCTGGTATCGAAAAGGTCTGGCCCAATTTGATCAATTATGAAGGTGTTAAAGGGAATGAAAACAATAAATGGAGTCATGATATTACTCCTGAGCACAATGTAACCATTCCTTTTATCAGGATGGCGGCTGGCCCGATGGATTTTACACCCGGGGCAATGGCCAATGCTCATGAAAGGAATTATGCCGTTAGTTTTACGAGGCCAATGGCGATGGGAACCCGATGCCATCAGTTAGCTATGTATGTGATCTATGAAGCTCCATTACAAATGTTATGTGAAACCCCAAGCAGATACCGAGAAGAACAGGAATCGGTTGATTTGATAAGTCAAATTCCCACAACTTGGGACGAGACTCTTGTTTTTGATGCCGAAGTTGCTGATTATATTTTAATCGGAAGAAGAAAGGGTGAGGATTGGTATTTAGCAGGGATGACGGATAGCACAGCAAGGTCTTTTGAGCTGAGCCTGGATTTTTTGCCCGTTGATAAAAATTTTAAAATGGAAATCTTTAAAGACGGAGTAAATGCTTCAAGGCATGCAGAAGATTATAAAAGGGAAATCCTCGATGTAGACCGGAACAGTGTCATGCCGGTAAATATGGTTTCAGGCGGGGGATGGATTGCCAGAATCTTTTAG
- a CDS encoding AMP-binding protein, whose translation MMKTSLLHPEFKWNDRSFFNKDDLIDFVDVKYPELTDFFTQWFSESGWIRVKTSGSTGVPKEISLKRKHMINSAMATASFFELEAGAKVLHCLPLGYIAGRMMLVRAMIMGWEMDLVEASGTPEIRDKSYDFSAMVPLQVQNSIDKLGNVRALIVGGGSVSDKLKERITDLKTEIYATYGMTETVTHVALAPLNKASGLEGSRTVFKALPNISFSRDSRTCLVINAPSICSEEVVTNDIVKLISSTSFQWIARHDHVINSGGIKLMPELIEKKLYNLIHVPFFLGPEKDEVLGEQMVLFVESSQKYDLLSELKTYHVENPRILLKFEIPRKVYFLNSFIYTETGKIQREQTMKKVLN comes from the coding sequence ATGATGAAGACTAGTCTGCTACATCCAGAATTTAAGTGGAATGACAGGTCGTTTTTTAATAAAGATGACCTGATTGATTTTGTGGATGTTAAATATCCGGAACTTACTGATTTCTTCACGCAGTGGTTTTCTGAATCAGGCTGGATTCGCGTAAAAACTTCAGGATCTACAGGTGTGCCAAAAGAAATTTCCCTGAAAAGGAAGCATATGATAAATTCTGCTATGGCGACGGCATCTTTTTTTGAATTAGAAGCGGGAGCCAAGGTGTTGCATTGCCTTCCTTTGGGTTATATTGCAGGAAGGATGATGTTGGTTCGGGCTATGATCATGGGCTGGGAAATGGATTTGGTTGAAGCCTCAGGCACTCCGGAAATAAGGGATAAATCTTATGATTTTTCGGCTATGGTCCCATTACAGGTTCAAAATAGTATTGACAAGCTCGGGAACGTACGTGCTCTGATCGTTGGAGGGGGATCGGTATCTGATAAACTAAAAGAAAGAATTACTGATCTTAAAACAGAAATTTATGCCACGTACGGGATGACGGAAACTGTCACACACGTTGCACTGGCACCACTCAATAAAGCCTCTGGCCTTGAAGGGAGCAGAACTGTTTTTAAGGCATTACCCAACATTAGTTTTTCAAGAGATTCAAGAACTTGTCTGGTTATCAATGCTCCAAGCATATGCTCAGAGGAGGTGGTTACCAATGATATTGTGAAATTAATTTCTTCAACCTCCTTTCAGTGGATCGCGAGGCACGATCACGTCATTAACTCTGGCGGAATCAAGTTAATGCCTGAACTGATTGAAAAAAAACTATATAATTTGATCCATGTTCCTTTTTTCCTGGGGCCTGAAAAAGATGAAGTGCTAGGAGAGCAAATGGTGCTTTTTGTTGAAAGTAGCCAGAAGTATGATCTTTTATCAGAATTAAAAACATATCATGTGGAGAACCCGCGAATTCTGTTAAAATTCGAAATCCCCAGAAAGGTTTATTTTTTGAATTCTTTTATCTATACAGAAACGGGAAAAATTCAACGGGAACAAACAATGAAAAAGGTTTTAAATTAG
- a CDS encoding polysaccharide biosynthesis/export family protein, which produces MRKILAILLLFAMFTSCIPLKDQIYFQGDLVENDSIKRIQDEPYRLQVNDILDIQIKSSDAELVALFSSTPSGNNNGTNSFGEQNLYFKGYTVDRHGNIRLPYLGDINVLGYTTREVLTKLEKEFQVYFKNPDDVFINVKLAGIRFTVIGEVGNTGTRVLYMNQVNLVQALAAAGDIEITGNRKNVKIFRKSLEGTKQFDVNMLDINSFDDDNFFIKSNDIIYVEPLKQKAWGTGTSGMQTITSLIAVLSLVTTTILLVNTL; this is translated from the coding sequence ATGAGGAAGATTTTAGCGATTTTATTGCTATTTGCTATGTTTACATCATGTATTCCGTTGAAGGATCAAATTTATTTTCAAGGTGATTTAGTTGAAAATGATTCTATTAAAAGAATTCAGGACGAGCCGTATCGCTTGCAAGTAAATGATATTTTGGATATTCAGATCAAATCGTCAGATGCAGAATTGGTGGCGCTGTTTTCATCAACACCTTCCGGCAACAATAACGGAACAAACTCTTTTGGGGAACAGAATTTATATTTTAAAGGATATACTGTGGATAGGCATGGTAATATTAGATTACCTTATTTGGGTGATATTAATGTTTTGGGTTATACGACCAGAGAAGTATTAACAAAATTAGAAAAAGAATTCCAGGTTTATTTTAAGAACCCCGATGACGTTTTTATAAATGTTAAATTAGCAGGTATTCGATTTACCGTAATTGGGGAGGTTGGAAATACAGGCACTAGAGTTTTATATATGAACCAGGTAAATTTGGTTCAAGCATTGGCAGCAGCAGGAGATATTGAAATTACCGGAAATCGTAAGAATGTCAAGATTTTTAGAAAGAGTTTGGAAGGCACAAAGCAGTTTGATGTCAATATGTTAGATATAAACAGTTTTGATGATGATAATTTTTTCATTAAATCCAATGATATTATTTATGTTGAACCTCTAAAACAAAAAGCCTGGGGTACGGGAACATCAGGTATGCAGACGATAACTTCCTTAATTGCAGTATTATCTTTAGTTACAACAACCATATTGTTAGTAAATACCTTATAA
- a CDS encoding o-succinylbenzoate synthase, with translation MKASFYRYFLNFKIPGGTSRGVLKQKETFFLLVETAGKWGIGECGIFRGLSYDDREGYEEKLRWLCNNISLEKDFLLRELQEFPSIQFGLEQALLSLNSPSGFDLFPSDFTRDKDSIPINGLIWMGSEEFMKDQIEKKLQEGFTTLKMKIGAIDFDAELSLLKRIRNRFNRSELELRVDANGAFHPNEALRKLEVLSRLQIHSIEQPIKAGQIETMHNLCRLTPLPIALDEELIGVVPIEDKKKLIDAIQPQFIILKPSLIGGFKGSEDWIGLAEDKGIGWWITSALESNIGLNAIAQFTYTLDHSVPQGLGTGSLFTNNISCPLFVDQGALHYSKDGKWQDVEQFLN, from the coding sequence ATCAAAGCATCATTTTACAGATATTTTTTAAACTTTAAAATTCCTGGTGGTACCTCAAGAGGTGTCCTAAAACAAAAGGAAACGTTTTTTCTGCTCGTGGAAACGGCTGGAAAGTGGGGAATTGGTGAGTGTGGAATATTTCGTGGCCTAAGTTATGATGATCGAGAGGGCTATGAAGAAAAACTAAGATGGTTATGTAACAATATCTCGCTGGAAAAGGATTTTTTATTGCGGGAATTGCAGGAATTTCCTTCAATTCAGTTTGGTCTTGAACAAGCCTTATTATCTTTAAATAGCCCGTCCGGGTTTGATTTGTTTCCATCTGATTTTACCCGCGATAAGGATTCAATTCCTATCAATGGATTGATCTGGATGGGGAGTGAGGAGTTTATGAAGGATCAGATCGAGAAAAAGCTTCAGGAAGGATTTACGACATTAAAAATGAAGATTGGTGCTATTGATTTTGACGCCGAACTGAGTCTTTTAAAAAGAATACGAAATCGGTTTAACAGATCTGAACTGGAATTACGCGTTGATGCTAATGGAGCATTTCACCCGAACGAGGCCCTGAGAAAACTTGAGGTCCTTTCGCGGCTACAGATTCACTCCATTGAGCAGCCCATAAAAGCAGGCCAGATAGAAACGATGCACAATTTATGCCGATTAACACCGCTGCCGATAGCGCTTGATGAAGAATTGATCGGGGTTGTTCCTATTGAGGATAAAAAGAAACTGATTGATGCCATTCAGCCTCAATTTATTATTTTAAAGCCCAGTTTGATAGGAGGTTTTAAAGGAAGTGAGGATTGGATCGGACTAGCGGAAGATAAAGGGATTGGCTGGTGGATCACTTCAGCTCTTGAAAGTAATATTGGCTTGAATGCCATTGCACAGTTTACCTATACATTGGATCATAGTGTTCCTCAAGGGTTGGGGACAGGCAGTCTTTTTACAAACAATATCAGTTGCCCGTTGTTTGTGGACCAGGGGGCTTTGCATTATTCAAAAGATGGAAAATGGCAGGATGTAGAACAGTTTTTAAATTGA
- a CDS encoding cob(I)yrinic acid a,c-diamide adenosyltransferase, with the protein MKIYTKTGDDGKTSLYGGTRVKKNDLRIDAYGTVDELNSYLGLIRDQIDEEGLINDLIRIQSRLFTMGAMLATPKEKEKKKDGTDRLKIKKIEEEQIDFLEKRIDQMNEVLEPMTHFILPGGHTVVSFCHIARCVCRRAERKTVELADNEIINDYILVYLNRLSDYLFVLARKLTKDYKVKEMPWKGQ; encoded by the coding sequence ATGAAAATATATACGAAGACTGGAGATGACGGAAAAACTTCCCTCTATGGCGGAACACGGGTGAAAAAAAACGATCTGAGAATTGATGCCTATGGTACCGTGGATGAATTGAATTCATACTTGGGTTTGATAAGGGATCAGATAGATGAGGAAGGGTTGATCAATGACCTGATCAGAATTCAAAGTAGGTTATTCACAATGGGGGCCATGCTCGCAACTCCAAAAGAAAAGGAAAAGAAAAAAGACGGCACCGATCGATTAAAAATAAAAAAGATCGAAGAAGAACAAATTGATTTTTTAGAAAAGCGCATTGATCAGATGAATGAGGTTCTTGAGCCTATGACGCATTTCATTCTCCCCGGAGGTCATACGGTAGTGTCATTCTGTCATATAGCCCGGTGTGTTTGCCGAAGAGCCGAAAGAAAAACTGTTGAATTAGCTGACAATGAAATCATTAATGACTACATTCTTGTCTATCTGAATCGTTTATCTGACTATTTATTTGTCTTGGCACGGAAATTGACCAAGGACTATAAAGTGAAAGAAATGCCTTGGAAAGGCCAATAA
- the secA gene encoding preprotein translocase subunit SecA: MSFLNSVLKAFVGDKRKKDLKQLQPLVEKVRSFDKEMSSLTIEDLRNKTTRFKELISNSRKPFEDQIQSLEKEIETAGIDRKEAIYKEIDLLNDEAYEASEKVLNEIQPEAFAVMRETAKRFANNETIKVKATAFDRELSVHDYVTLEGDDAIWSNSWDAAGKPITWDMVHYDVQLIGGSVLHQGNIAEMMTGEGKTLVATLPIYLNALTGNGVHVVTVNDYLAKRDAAWMGPIFEFHGLSIDCIDNHKPNSDERRKAYLADITYGTNNEFGFDYLRDNMAHSPKDLVQRPHNYTIVDEVDSVLVDDARTPLIISGAIPQGDRHEFNELKPKVDELVRLQSKYLIGVLAEAKKLIAEGNTKDGGFLLYRVFRGLPKNKALIKFLSQEGIKQLLQKTENFYMQDNNREMPKIDEELLFVIEEKNNSIDLTDKGIAHLSGDNEDHFFVLPDMGIEVGKIDAKDISAEDKAREKEELYRDFSIKSERIHTMNQLLKAYTLFEKDVEYVIIEDQIKIVDEQTGRVMDGRRYSDGLHQALEAKENVKIEAATQTFATITLQNYFRMYRKLSGMTGTAITEAGEFWEIYKLDVVEIPTNMPLIRDDREDLIYKTKREKYNAVIDEINNLVNQQRPVLVGTTSVEISELLSKMLSIRKIQHNVLNAKLHKKEADIVESAGNPGVVTIATNMAGRGTDIKLSDEVKKAGGLAIIGTERHDSRRVDRQLRGRAGRQGDPGSSQFYVSLEDNLMRLFGSDRIAKMMDKMGLKEGEVIQHSMISKSIERAQKKVEENNFGIRKRLLEYDDIMNAQREVIYKRRRHALYGERLQVDIVNMIYDTCDSIVLNNKATNDYSNFEFELIRFSSTTSPFTKEEFEAKEELELVEELFKVVYEHYQSKIERSAVAAYPVIKDVYEKQGDRYERIVVPFTDGIKTLQVVTNLKDAYESQGQQLVEDFEKNITLAIIDDTWKDHLRKMDDLKQSVQNATYEQKDPLLIYKFEAFELFKQMLDKVNKEVLSFLFKGELPSQSPQQVSQAREQKKEKVQLSKAEFNSPTQDVQTNQTQAQQVTETIVRTERKIGRNERVNIKNIATGESKTVKYKQAIPLIDKGQWVLISED; encoded by the coding sequence ATGAGTTTTTTGAATTCAGTTTTAAAGGCATTTGTAGGAGATAAAAGAAAGAAAGATCTAAAGCAGCTGCAACCTTTAGTGGAAAAAGTAAGATCATTTGACAAGGAAATGTCATCCTTGACCATAGAAGATCTTAGAAATAAAACTACCCGGTTTAAAGAGTTAATTTCCAACTCAAGAAAACCGTTTGAGGATCAGATCCAAAGCTTGGAGAAGGAAATCGAGACAGCAGGTATCGATAGAAAAGAGGCAATTTATAAAGAAATAGACCTGTTGAATGATGAGGCTTATGAAGCTTCTGAAAAGGTGTTGAACGAAATTCAACCTGAAGCTTTCGCAGTAATGCGTGAAACGGCAAAGAGATTCGCGAATAATGAAACGATCAAAGTAAAAGCTACAGCCTTTGACAGAGAATTGTCGGTTCATGATTATGTTACGCTTGAAGGAGATGACGCCATCTGGTCCAACTCATGGGATGCCGCGGGTAAACCAATCACCTGGGACATGGTACATTATGATGTGCAATTGATTGGTGGATCTGTTTTGCACCAGGGCAATATTGCTGAAATGATGACGGGTGAAGGTAAAACCCTGGTTGCGACCTTGCCTATCTACCTGAATGCTCTGACCGGCAATGGAGTGCATGTGGTAACAGTTAATGATTATCTGGCAAAACGTGATGCCGCCTGGATGGGGCCAATTTTTGAGTTTCACGGTTTAAGTATTGATTGTATTGACAATCACAAGCCCAATTCTGATGAAAGACGAAAGGCCTATCTCGCTGATATCACATACGGGACAAATAATGAATTCGGTTTTGATTACTTAAGAGATAATATGGCGCACTCCCCTAAGGACCTTGTGCAAAGGCCACATAACTATACGATTGTGGATGAGGTGGATTCAGTCCTGGTAGATGATGCAAGGACACCGTTGATCATATCAGGTGCCATCCCACAGGGGGATCGTCACGAATTCAATGAGTTAAAGCCTAAAGTAGATGAGCTGGTAAGATTGCAAAGCAAATACCTGATCGGGGTTTTGGCAGAAGCTAAAAAACTGATTGCCGAAGGGAATACAAAAGACGGCGGATTCTTATTATATCGAGTATTCAGGGGGCTTCCAAAAAACAAGGCTCTTATCAAGTTTTTAAGTCAGGAAGGAATCAAACAATTACTTCAGAAGACTGAAAACTTCTACATGCAGGACAACAACCGTGAAATGCCTAAGATCGATGAAGAGCTCTTGTTTGTTATTGAGGAAAAGAACAACTCCATAGACCTTACGGATAAAGGAATCGCACATCTTTCCGGAGACAACGAAGATCATTTCTTCGTCCTGCCAGATATGGGAATTGAAGTTGGAAAGATCGATGCCAAAGACATATCTGCGGAGGATAAGGCAAGAGAAAAAGAAGAATTATATCGTGATTTCAGTATAAAGAGTGAAAGGATTCATACGATGAATCAATTGCTAAAAGCCTATACCCTTTTCGAAAAGGATGTAGAATATGTGATCATTGAAGATCAGATCAAAATTGTGGATGAACAGACGGGTCGTGTTATGGACGGACGACGTTATTCAGATGGATTGCACCAGGCGCTTGAAGCCAAAGAAAATGTTAAGATCGAGGCCGCAACCCAGACTTTTGCCACAATTACGCTGCAAAACTACTTTAGAATGTACCGCAAATTGTCAGGTATGACGGGAACGGCGATCACTGAAGCAGGAGAATTCTGGGAAATCTACAAACTGGACGTTGTTGAAATCCCAACCAATATGCCTCTGATCAGGGATGACCGGGAGGATTTGATCTACAAAACAAAAAGAGAGAAATACAACGCTGTTATCGATGAGATCAACAATCTGGTGAATCAGCAAAGGCCGGTACTTGTGGGTACCACATCGGTTGAAATTTCCGAACTATTGTCTAAAATGCTTTCAATCAGAAAGATACAGCACAATGTATTAAATGCAAAATTGCATAAAAAAGAGGCTGATATCGTTGAATCAGCAGGTAACCCAGGCGTGGTTACCATTGCGACGAACATGGCAGGTAGAGGAACAGATATCAAACTATCCGATGAAGTCAAAAAAGCAGGAGGTCTTGCCATTATTGGTACAGAACGGCATGACTCAAGACGTGTTGACCGTCAGCTAAGAGGTCGTGCAGGGCGTCAGGGTGATCCGGGTTCTTCTCAATTTTATGTTTCATTGGAAGATAACCTGATGCGTTTGTTCGGTTCTGACAGAATTGCGAAAATGATGGACAAAATGGGACTCAAAGAAGGTGAGGTGATTCAGCATTCTATGATTTCCAAGTCTATTGAAAGAGCGCAAAAGAAAGTTGAAGAGAATAACTTTGGAATACGTAAACGTTTACTGGAGTATGATGATATTATGAATGCCCAAAGAGAGGTGATCTACAAAAGACGCAGGCATGCCCTTTACGGAGAACGATTACAGGTGGACATCGTGAATATGATCTATGATACTTGTGATTCCATTGTCTTGAATAATAAGGCTACCAATGACTATTCAAATTTTGAATTTGAATTGATTCGATTCTCCTCCACGACTTCTCCGTTTACCAAGGAAGAATTTGAGGCAAAAGAAGAACTGGAATTAGTAGAAGAGTTGTTCAAAGTTGTTTATGAGCACTATCAGAGCAAAATTGAAAGAAGCGCCGTAGCAGCTTATCCGGTAATCAAGGATGTTTATGAAAAACAGGGAGATCGATATGAGCGTATTGTGGTTCCATTTACCGACGGTATCAAAACCTTGCAGGTAGTTACGAATCTGAAGGATGCCTATGAAAGTCAGGGACAGCAATTGGTTGAAGATTTTGAAAAAAATATCACCCTTGCAATAATTGACGATACCTGGAAGGATCATTTAAGAAAGATGGATGATTTGAAACAGTCGGTTCAAAATGCCACCTACGAGCAAAAGGATCCCTTATTGATCTACAAGTTTGAGGCCTTTGAATTATTCAAACAAATGCTTGACAAGGTAAATAAAGAAGTGCTTTCCTTCTTGTTTAAAGGAGAACTGCCTAGTCAAAGCCCGCAACAGGTTTCTCAGGCAAGAGAGCAGAAAAAGGAAAAGGTTCAGTTAAGCAAAGCTGAATTCAACAGCCCTACACAGGATGTTCAGACCAATCAGACACAAGCTCAACAGGTCACTGAGACCATTGTCAGAACGGAAAGAAAGATCGGGCGTAATGAAAGGGTTAATATCAAAAATATTGCAACGGGTGAATCCAAAACTGTAAAGTACAAACAGGCTATTCCATTGATCGATAAAGGACAATGGGTACTTATCTCTGAGGACTAA
- a CDS encoding DUF2795 domain-containing protein, whose translation MYWTLELASYLSDAPWPATKDELIDYAIRTGAPLEVVENLQALEDEGESYEVIQEIWPDYPTDEDFLWNEDEY comes from the coding sequence ATGTATTGGACATTAGAATTAGCATCGTATTTGAGTGATGCACCTTGGCCGGCAACAAAAGATGAGCTGATCGATTATGCAATACGAACCGGAGCCCCGTTAGAGGTTGTGGAGAATCTGCAAGCCTTGGAAGATGAAGGGGAAAGTTACGAGGTCATTCAGGAGATTTGGCCTGACTATCCAACGGACGAAGATTTCCTTTGGAACGAAGATGAATACTAG